A genomic region of Azoarcus sp. KH32C contains the following coding sequences:
- the urtC gene encoding urea ABC transporter permease subunit UrtC, which yields MRTPLTLRLLQSTPRAGWIALAVFAAITWIGVPVAHALLPESHPLYLSAYTVSLLGKILCYMVVAVAMDLIWGYAGILSLGHGLFFALGGYAFGMYLMRQIGHDGSYGADLPDFMVFLDWKELPWYWAGSDSFLRALLLAVAAPALVAFVFGWFAFRSRIKGVYFSIITQALTYAAMLLFFRNETGFGGNNGFTDFKRILGYSITSPGMRATLFALSAALLVASILLGRYLVTSRFGRVLAAIRDAESRVMFIGYNPLHYKLFMWTLSAVLCGLAGALYVPQVGIINPSEMSPANSIEIAVWVAVGGRGTLVGAVLGAGIVNLAKSWFTVSFPEYWPFFLGFLFIAVTLYLPDGVVGLWRKLRAKKDAPPVAPAPADTKPAVEMRKDTKSPVPQIESDSISAAKGAGA from the coding sequence ATGCGCACCCCCTTGACGCTAAGACTGCTGCAGAGCACTCCGCGAGCCGGCTGGATCGCGCTCGCCGTCTTCGCCGCGATCACTTGGATCGGCGTACCGGTCGCCCACGCCCTGCTGCCCGAATCCCACCCCCTGTACCTGTCCGCCTACACGGTGAGCCTCCTCGGCAAGATCCTCTGCTACATGGTCGTCGCCGTCGCGATGGACCTCATCTGGGGCTACGCCGGCATCCTGAGTCTGGGCCACGGCCTCTTCTTCGCGCTCGGAGGTTATGCCTTCGGAATGTACCTGATGCGCCAGATCGGTCACGACGGCAGCTACGGCGCCGACCTGCCGGACTTCATGGTCTTCCTCGACTGGAAGGAACTCCCCTGGTACTGGGCCGGCTCCGACTCCTTCCTGCGCGCGCTCCTCCTCGCGGTCGCCGCGCCAGCGCTGGTCGCCTTCGTCTTCGGCTGGTTCGCCTTCCGCTCGCGCATCAAGGGCGTGTACTTCTCGATCATCACGCAGGCCCTGACCTACGCCGCGATGCTGCTCTTCTTCCGCAACGAGACGGGCTTCGGCGGCAACAACGGCTTCACCGACTTCAAGCGCATCCTGGGCTACAGCATCACTTCGCCCGGGATGCGCGCGACGCTCTTCGCACTGTCCGCGGCGCTCCTCGTCGCGAGCATCCTGCTCGGGCGCTACCTTGTCACCTCACGCTTCGGCCGCGTGCTCGCCGCGATCCGCGATGCCGAGAGCCGCGTGATGTTCATCGGCTACAACCCGCTGCACTACAAACTCTTCATGTGGACGCTGTCGGCCGTGCTGTGCGGGCTCGCCGGGGCGCTCTACGTGCCCCAGGTGGGCATCATCAACCCGTCCGAGATGAGCCCCGCGAACTCGATCGAGATCGCGGTCTGGGTCGCCGTCGGCGGACGCGGCACGCTCGTCGGCGCAGTGCTCGGCGCGGGCATCGTGAACCTCGCGAAGAGCTGGTTCACGGTGTCCTTCCCGGAATACTGGCCCTTCTTCCTCGGCTTCCTGTTCATCGCGGTGACCCTGTACCTGCCGGACGGCGTTGTCGGATTGTGGCGCAAGCTGCGTGCAAAGAAGGACGCTCCGCCCGTCGCACCTGCCCCCGCGGATACGAAGCCGGCCGTGGAAATGCGCAAGGACACGAAATCCCCCGTGCCGCAGATCGAATCCGACAGTATCTCCGCGGCGAAAGGAGCGGGCGCATGA
- the urtD gene encoding urea ABC transporter ATP-binding protein UrtD: MSTVTDLDRVEMESDDQRGNWSGSAPSGRVASSDELDLSHKVILYLEDITVSFDGFRALNNLSLAIDAGELRCIIGPNGAGKTTMMDVITGKTRPDSGEVFFGQTIDLTRLTEPQIAHAGIGRKFQKPTIFEQHTAFENLELAMKADKRVRRTLFASLIDDERDRIAEVLCQIRLDKEADRQAGLLSHGQKQWLEIGMLLMQEPKLLLLDEPVAGMTDDETERTAELFVSLAGKHSLVVVEHDMAFVEALGGKVTVLCEGSVLAEGELAEVQDDPRVIEVYLGR; the protein is encoded by the coding sequence ATGAGCACCGTCACCGACCTCGATCGCGTCGAAATGGAAAGCGACGACCAGCGCGGCAACTGGAGCGGGAGCGCTCCAAGTGGGCGTGTCGCGTCGTCCGACGAGCTGGACCTGTCGCACAAGGTGATCCTCTACTTGGAGGACATCACGGTGAGCTTCGACGGGTTCCGTGCGCTGAACAACTTGAGCCTCGCGATCGACGCGGGTGAGCTGCGCTGCATCATCGGCCCGAACGGCGCCGGCAAGACGACGATGATGGACGTGATCACCGGTAAGACGCGCCCGGACTCGGGCGAGGTCTTCTTCGGCCAGACGATCGACCTCACGCGCCTGACCGAGCCGCAGATCGCCCATGCCGGCATCGGCCGCAAGTTCCAGAAGCCGACGATCTTCGAGCAGCACACGGCCTTCGAGAACCTGGAACTGGCGATGAAGGCGGACAAGCGTGTGCGCCGGACGCTGTTCGCGTCCCTGATCGACGACGAGCGCGACCGCATCGCCGAGGTGTTGTGCCAGATCCGCCTGGACAAGGAGGCCGATCGGCAGGCCGGATTGTTGTCGCACGGCCAGAAGCAGTGGCTGGAGATCGGCATGTTGCTGATGCAGGAGCCGAAGCTGTTGTTGCTGGACGAGCCGGTCGCGGGCATGACCGACGACGAGACGGAGCGGACGGCGGAGTTGTTCGTGAGTCTAGCCGGCAAGCATTCGCTGGTGGTCGTGGAGCACGACATGGCCTTCGTGGAGGCGCTGGGCGGCAAGGTGACGGTATTGTGCGAGGGATCGGTGCTGGCGGAAGGGGAGCTGGCCGAAGTGCAGGATGATCCGCGGGTGATCGAGGTGTATCTGGGAAGGTAA
- the urtE gene encoding urea ABC transporter ATP-binding subunit UrtE, protein MLKVDNLNQYYGGSHILRGLSFEVPLGKVTTLLGRNGVGKTTLLKTLMGLVPAASGSVRFGDEDITRAPSHSRVRAGIAYVPQGREIFPRLTVEENLLMGLATRPRGTPLPARIFDMFPVLKQMLGRRGGDLSGGQQQQLAIGRALAFGPKLLILDEPTEGIQPSIIKDIERAIRSLAETGEMAILLVEQYYDFARSLADQYLVMERGEIVMRGEGASMDADGVRGALAV, encoded by the coding sequence ATGCTGAAAGTCGACAACCTCAACCAGTACTATGGGGGCAGCCACATCCTGCGCGGGCTGTCGTTCGAAGTCCCGCTCGGCAAGGTCACGACGCTGCTTGGGCGTAACGGCGTCGGCAAGACCACGCTTCTGAAGACCTTGATGGGGCTGGTGCCGGCGGCGAGCGGCAGTGTTCGTTTCGGCGATGAGGACATCACCCGCGCACCGTCTCATTCCCGCGTCCGCGCCGGCATCGCCTATGTGCCACAGGGAAGGGAGATCTTCCCCAGGCTGACCGTCGAGGAAAATCTCCTGATGGGCCTCGCCACCCGCCCGCGCGGCACGCCACTGCCCGCCCGCATCTTCGACATGTTCCCCGTCCTCAAACAGATGCTCGGCCGCCGCGGCGGGGACCTCTCGGGCGGCCAACAACAGCAACTCGCCATCGGCCGCGCGCTCGCATTCGGCCCGAAACTGCTGATCCTCGACGAACCCACCGAGGGTATCCAACCCTCCATCATCAAGGACATCGAACGCGCCATCCGCAGCCTCGCCGAGACCGGCGAGATGGCGATCCTGCTCGTCGAGCAATATTACGACTTCGCGCGCTCGCTCGCCGACCAGTATCTCGTGATGGAACGCGGCGAGATCGTGATGCGCGGGGAAGGCGCGAGCATGGACGCGGACGGCGTGCGCGGGGCCTTGGCCGTGTGA
- the urtB gene encoding urea ABC transporter permease subunit UrtB, translated as MVRRLSGRLICGVAMLLAMLAGPAWAALDETALAGLAGDFQHRIDTIEALGVAGGDDARRVLDALEGGALGIAGGRVVVVQGEAVTAAANGEKLDTAPASVDLITVNNRVRRALATARAAATLTSGERGDRLAAARTLADNADESLLPVFERSLANESDDEIRGIVGRAAARVNLASSDAAKRLKAAEALGESSDPAVKNLLAGLLEKRDGEWVEPSSEVRAAADMAIHAIDRRIAVAEGIGTLFSGLSLGSILLLAALGLAITYGVMGVINMAHGELLMVGAYATFVVQGFFRSHLPGYVDWYVAAAIPVAFLAAASVGVVMERLVLRHLYGRPLESLLATWGLSLVLIQAARVIFGPQNVELSNPTWMSGGIELAAGVVLPWNRIVIVGFAVFVLILIWLMMQKTRLGMFVRAVTQNRAMAGCVGVPTARVDTLAFAIGSGVAGLGGLALSQIANVGPAMGTGYIVDAFMVVVLGGVGQLAGAVWAALGLGIVGKFLEGWAGAVIAKILVLVFIIVFIQKRPQGIFALKGRFADS; from the coding sequence ATGGTGCGACGGTTATCCGGACGACTGATCTGTGGTGTCGCGATGCTGCTGGCGATGCTTGCCGGGCCGGCTTGGGCCGCATTGGACGAGACCGCGCTGGCGGGCCTTGCCGGGGATTTCCAGCACCGGATCGACACCATCGAGGCGCTCGGCGTGGCCGGGGGGGACGATGCACGGCGCGTGCTCGATGCACTCGAAGGCGGTGCGCTCGGCATCGCCGGCGGGCGGGTCGTGGTCGTGCAAGGCGAGGCCGTCACCGCCGCCGCGAACGGCGAGAAGCTCGATACCGCGCCCGCATCCGTCGATCTGATCACCGTGAACAACCGCGTGCGCCGGGCGCTGGCGACCGCCCGCGCCGCGGCGACGCTCACGTCGGGCGAGCGCGGCGACCGGCTCGCCGCGGCCCGCACGCTCGCGGACAACGCCGACGAATCGCTGCTGCCGGTCTTCGAACGCTCGCTCGCGAATGAATCCGACGACGAGATCCGCGGCATCGTCGGGCGTGCCGCCGCGCGCGTGAATCTCGCGTCCAGCGACGCGGCGAAACGCCTGAAGGCCGCCGAGGCGCTCGGCGAATCGTCCGACCCGGCAGTGAAGAACCTGCTCGCCGGCCTGCTGGAAAAGCGCGACGGTGAGTGGGTCGAACCGAGCTCGGAAGTACGCGCCGCGGCCGACATGGCGATCCACGCGATCGACCGCCGCATCGCCGTCGCCGAGGGCATCGGCACGCTGTTCTCGGGCCTGTCGCTGGGCTCCATCCTGCTCCTTGCGGCGCTCGGCCTCGCGATCACCTACGGCGTGATGGGCGTGATCAACATGGCGCACGGCGAGCTGCTGATGGTCGGCGCCTACGCGACCTTCGTCGTGCAGGGCTTCTTCCGCAGCCATCTGCCGGGCTACGTCGATTGGTACGTCGCCGCAGCAATCCCCGTCGCCTTCCTCGCGGCGGCCTCCGTCGGCGTCGTCATGGAGCGCCTCGTGCTCCGCCATCTCTACGGCCGCCCATTGGAAAGCCTGCTCGCGACCTGGGGCCTGTCGCTGGTGCTGATCCAGGCCGCGCGCGTGATCTTCGGCCCGCAAAACGTCGAACTGTCGAACCCGACGTGGATGTCCGGCGGCATCGAACTCGCCGCGGGCGTCGTGCTGCCGTGGAACCGCATCGTGATCGTCGGCTTCGCGGTGTTCGTGCTGATCCTGATCTGGCTGATGATGCAGAAGACGCGCCTCGGCATGTTCGTGCGCGCGGTGACGCAAAACCGCGCGATGGCCGGTTGCGTCGGTGTGCCCACCGCGCGCGTCGATACGCTCGCCTTCGCAATCGGCTCCGGCGTCGCCGGGCTCGGCGGACTCGCGCTGTCGCAGATCGCCAACGTCGGCCCCGCGATGGGCACGGGCTACATCGTCGACGCCTTCATGGTCGTCGTGCTCGGCGGCGTCGGCCAGCTCGCAGGCGCCGTGTGGGCGGCGCTGGGATTGGGCATCGTCGGGAAATTCCTGGAAGGCTGGGCCGGCGCGGTGATCGCGAAGATCCTGGTGCTGGTATTCATCATCGTCTTCATCCAGAAGCGCCCGCAGGGGATTTTTGCCCTGAAGGGCCGCTTCGCGGACAGCTGA